One window of the Candidatus Chryseobacterium colombiense genome contains the following:
- a CDS encoding KTSC domain-containing protein, with the protein MKKIGEHRKLLGVDQNVTLKELKTIYRNAMKDTHPDKFINDEAGQLKAEEKSKSVIEAYHFLVSINPETQEKYKEEYTETITKFNIQDFYLEKSILTVLHLNGVSYEYMGVPKNTYIKMINSDSPSRFARRHIYGNFVFRKAGEVMQD; encoded by the coding sequence ATGAAAAAAATTGGCGAGCACAGAAAACTTTTAGGAGTTGATCAGAATGTAACTTTAAAAGAGCTGAAAACCATTTACAGAAATGCGATGAAAGATACGCATCCTGATAAGTTTATCAATGATGAAGCTGGACAACTGAAAGCAGAGGAAAAAAGCAAATCTGTAATTGAAGCTTACCATTTTTTAGTAAGTATCAATCCGGAAACGCAGGAGAAATATAAAGAAGAATATACAGAAACGATTACCAAATTCAATATTCAGGATTTTTATCTTGAGAAATCGATTCTTACTGTCCTTCACCTGAATGGAGTTTCTTACGAATATATGGGCGTTCCGAAAAACACCTACATTAAGATGATCAATTCGGATTCACCAAGCCGTTTTGCAAGAAGACATATTTATGGAAATTTTGTGTTCAGAAAAGCTGGCGAAGTGATGCAGGATTAA
- a CDS encoding Cof-type HAD-IIB family hydrolase — translation MKDIKLIVTDMDGTFLNSKYEVSPDFPAVYEELKKRDILFVPASGRQMSGITKYFGEIQNEIGFIAENGGYIVYKNEEIFADKLSQNSIADIIRTVREIPGARAVLSAKESSYYESSDHTFVDYFSKYYTQNQKKEDLTQEVNDSVFKIAVYHPVSAEEFLYPALKKFEDEDLVVVVSGKNWLDIMNKHTNKGNAIEKLQKSLNILPEQTMAFGDYLNDIEMLKNARYSYAMENAHPSVKEVAKFEACSNDRFGVLETIKTYLNGM, via the coding sequence ATGAAGGATATAAAGCTGATTGTAACCGATATGGACGGGACATTTTTGAATTCAAAATATGAAGTAAGTCCGGATTTTCCAGCGGTATATGAAGAACTGAAAAAACGGGATATTCTTTTCGTTCCTGCAAGCGGGAGACAGATGTCGGGAATTACCAAATATTTTGGAGAAATCCAGAATGAAATAGGTTTTATCGCTGAAAACGGAGGATATATCGTATATAAAAATGAAGAGATTTTTGCGGATAAGCTTAGTCAAAATTCAATTGCTGATATTATTCGGACAGTTAGAGAAATTCCTGGCGCAAGAGCGGTTTTAAGTGCAAAAGAAAGTTCTTATTATGAGAGCAGTGATCATACTTTTGTAGATTATTTTTCCAAATACTATACTCAAAATCAGAAAAAAGAAGATCTTACACAGGAAGTGAACGATTCGGTTTTCAAAATTGCAGTTTATCATCCGGTAAGTGCTGAAGAATTTTTATACCCAGCTTTGAAAAAGTTTGAAGATGAAGATTTAGTAGTGGTAGTTTCGGGGAAAAACTGGTTGGATATTATGAACAAGCATACCAATAAAGGAAATGCTATTGAAAAATTGCAGAAGTCTTTGAATATCCTTCCGGAGCAGACGATGGCTTTCGGTGATTACCTAAACGATATTGAAATGCTTAAAAATGCCCGTTATTCCTATGCCATGGAAAACGCTCACCCTTCGGTAAAAGAAGTGGCAAAATTTGAAGCCTGTTCCAATGACCGTTTTGGAGTGTTGGAAACCATAAAAACCTATCTGAACGGAATGTAA
- a CDS encoding AraC family transcriptional regulator has product MKHSHPAFEAVKPNIGSSFTSLKFQKNENIKSHVWHYHPEIELIFVCGGSGKRQIGSNISYFSDGDLVLMGTNLPHCGMTNENTNNDYEMVIQFKPDFLGEEIWTLPEMQKITVLLEKAKAGIVFSEKIKKEIGLKIVEMHESSALDKLVKFLKILEELASTHEYRILNAGKYYLQTQVEDNERINHIFNFVKDHFKEQISLEQISDLANMKVPSFCRYFKKITNKTFTQFVNEYRITHSLKLLAEQPLSITEVCFESGFNNFSYFNKTFKEYTGKSPSQYRKEFNYLID; this is encoded by the coding sequence ATGAAACATTCTCATCCCGCCTTCGAAGCCGTAAAACCTAATATAGGAAGCAGTTTTACGAGTTTAAAGTTTCAGAAAAATGAAAACATTAAATCACATGTTTGGCATTATCATCCTGAAATTGAGCTCATTTTTGTATGTGGAGGCTCAGGAAAAAGACAAATAGGAAGTAATATATCCTATTTTTCGGATGGAGATCTGGTTTTAATGGGAACAAATCTTCCGCACTGTGGAATGACGAATGAAAATACTAATAATGATTATGAAATGGTCATTCAGTTTAAGCCCGATTTTTTAGGAGAAGAGATTTGGACTTTGCCCGAGATGCAGAAAATTACGGTTCTGCTGGAAAAAGCAAAAGCAGGCATTGTATTCTCAGAAAAGATAAAAAAAGAGATCGGATTGAAAATTGTGGAAATGCATGAATCTTCAGCTTTGGACAAGCTGGTGAAGTTTCTTAAAATCCTGGAAGAACTGGCTTCAACCCATGAATACAGAATTCTGAACGCCGGAAAATATTATCTTCAGACACAGGTGGAAGACAATGAAAGAATCAATCATATTTTCAACTTTGTAAAAGATCATTTTAAAGAACAGATTAGCTTGGAACAGATTTCTGATCTAGCGAACATGAAAGTTCCTTCTTTTTGCCGCTATTTTAAAAAGATAACCAATAAAACCTTCACACAGTTTGTGAATGAATACAGGATTACCCATTCATTAAAACTCCTCGCGGAACAGCCTTTAAGCATTACTGAAGTCTGTTTTGAATCCGGTTTTAATAACTTCAGCTACTTTAATAAAACATTTAAAGAGTACACAGGAAAAAGTCCTTCACAATACAGAAAAGAATTTAATTATCTTATTGATTAA
- a CDS encoding efflux RND transporter permease subunit, with protein sequence MKLAEISIKRPSLVIVLFTILTLGGLLSYSMMGYELIPKFETNMVTISTVYPGASPSEVETSVTRKIEDAVGSLENVKKVESSSYESLSVIMVQLNPGADVNYALNDAQRKVNAILADLPDDADAPSLQKFSLDDLPIMTLSISSSKLNNKDLYDLLDKKIEPVFSRVNGVAQVTLVGGQEREIQVNLDEKKMQGYGIAIADVQQAILSSNLDFPTGALKTRTSRSTIRLSGKYKNVQEMNNLVVSNKNGAQVRLSDVATVFDTQKDVEKVARYNQNSTILLQVKKQSDANAVSVSELVKKTIAQVQDNYKAQDIKVNIVDDTTDFTLAAADHVIFDLFLAIILVAVVMLLFLHNIRNAFIVMVSIPMSLIATVIGMYLMGYTLNLMSLLGLSLVVGILVDDAIVVLENVYRHMEMGKSRIRAAYDGASEIGFTVTAITMVIVVVFLPIAMSSGLVSNILAQFCVTVVIATLFSLLASFTIIPWLSSRFGKLVHLSGKNPFEKFILWFEKQLEKFTHWITGILEWALKTTLRRVMTVVLTFVLLIVTTMGLMGGGFIGGEFFPKMDRGQFLVQMELPKDASVEKTNQVTLAVEKYLRKDKDVVDMITTVGQQSSGFGGAQATLYQSEIQVILVDKSLRNESTDIKSARIKRALEEKFTGVEFKTAPIGLMGADNAPIELVVTAQDNETANKEANRILELLKKVPGSVDAELSTDSGNPEVQVNIDRDKMASLGLNLSSVGQTMQTAFSGNTDGKFRAGEYEYDINIRFGNANRQSIDDVRNLMFTNPQGEQIRLSQFADVKMGSGPSLLERRDKAPSVKVKSKVVGRPVGDVANEWAAMFMNNEKTKPAGVSYIWSGDMENQTEGFGTLGIALMAAIVLVYLVMVSLYDSFVYPFVVLFSIPLALIGVMVILAITGNSLNIFTMLGMIMLIGLVAKNAIMIVDFANMRKAAGANTHDALIQANHARLRPILMTTIAMIFGMIPIAIAKGAGAEMNNGLAWVIIGGLTSSLFLTLIIVPVVYSLFDSVLRRMGKHEKVDYEAEMKADYEHRELSEDGFTAKHVD encoded by the coding sequence ATGAAGTTAGCAGAAATATCCATCAAAAGGCCATCGCTGGTTATCGTGTTATTTACGATACTTACGCTGGGTGGTTTATTAAGTTACTCCATGATGGGGTACGAATTGATTCCGAAGTTCGAAACCAATATGGTAACCATTTCTACGGTATATCCGGGAGCCTCTCCGAGTGAGGTGGAAACATCGGTAACCAGAAAGATTGAAGATGCCGTTGGTTCTTTGGAAAACGTGAAAAAAGTAGAGTCTTCATCTTACGAAAGTTTATCGGTAATCATGGTTCAGCTAAATCCGGGTGCCGATGTAAACTATGCTCTGAATGATGCCCAGAGAAAGGTAAATGCTATTTTGGCAGACCTTCCTGATGATGCAGATGCTCCGTCATTACAGAAATTTTCATTGGATGATCTACCAATCATGACATTGAGTATATCTAGTAGTAAGCTTAATAATAAGGATCTTTACGATCTTTTAGATAAAAAAATTGAGCCGGTATTTTCCCGTGTAAACGGAGTTGCTCAGGTTACTCTTGTTGGTGGACAAGAAAGAGAGATTCAGGTAAATCTGGATGAAAAGAAAATGCAGGGATACGGTATTGCTATTGCAGATGTGCAGCAGGCTATCCTTTCTTCAAACTTAGATTTCCCGACAGGAGCTTTAAAGACCAGAACTTCAAGATCTACGATCAGACTTTCCGGAAAGTATAAAAATGTTCAGGAAATGAATAACCTTGTAGTTTCCAATAAAAATGGAGCTCAGGTTCGTTTGTCTGATGTTGCTACGGTTTTCGATACCCAGAAAGATGTAGAAAAAGTGGCAAGATACAACCAGAACTCAACGATCTTACTTCAGGTTAAAAAACAATCAGATGCGAATGCTGTATCCGTTTCAGAATTAGTAAAGAAAACAATTGCTCAGGTTCAGGATAATTATAAAGCTCAGGATATTAAAGTAAATATTGTAGATGATACAACAGACTTTACTCTTGCAGCAGCAGATCACGTAATTTTCGATTTATTCCTGGCAATTATCTTGGTGGCGGTAGTAATGTTATTATTCCTTCACAACATCAGAAACGCATTTATCGTAATGGTTTCGATCCCTATGTCATTGATTGCTACCGTAATCGGAATGTATCTGATGGGATATACCTTAAACCTGATGAGTTTATTAGGACTATCCCTTGTAGTAGGTATTCTTGTGGATGACGCGATCGTAGTATTGGAAAACGTTTACCGTCACATGGAAATGGGAAAAAGCAGAATTCGTGCTGCGTACGATGGTGCTTCGGAAATTGGATTTACCGTAACGGCAATTACCATGGTAATCGTGGTGGTATTCTTACCGATTGCGATGAGCTCCGGTTTGGTGTCTAATATTCTGGCGCAGTTTTGTGTAACGGTGGTTATTGCTACTTTATTTTCATTGTTGGCATCATTTACGATTATTCCTTGGTTGTCATCAAGATTTGGAAAATTGGTTCATTTGTCAGGTAAAAATCCTTTTGAGAAATTCATCCTTTGGTTTGAAAAGCAATTGGAAAAATTCACACACTGGATTACCGGAATTTTGGAGTGGGCTTTAAAAACAACTTTAAGAAGAGTAATGACAGTTGTACTGACTTTTGTACTTCTTATCGTTACAACAATGGGATTAATGGGAGGCGGATTTATCGGAGGTGAATTCTTCCCTAAAATGGACAGAGGGCAGTTCCTTGTTCAGATGGAATTACCAAAAGATGCTTCAGTAGAAAAAACCAATCAGGTAACACTGGCAGTTGAAAAATACCTTAGAAAAGATAAAGATGTTGTAGATATGATTACAACAGTTGGTCAGCAGTCATCAGGTTTTGGTGGTGCTCAGGCAACTTTGTATCAGTCAGAAATTCAGGTGATCCTGGTAGATAAATCTTTGCGTAATGAAAGTACGGATATCAAGTCTGCGAGAATCAAAAGAGCGTTAGAAGAGAAATTTACCGGAGTTGAATTTAAAACAGCACCAATCGGATTAATGGGAGCAGATAATGCACCGATTGAACTTGTAGTAACCGCTCAGGATAATGAAACGGCCAATAAAGAAGCGAACAGAATTCTTGAATTGCTTAAAAAAGTTCCTGGTTCTGTAGATGCCGAATTGTCAACCGACTCTGGAAATCCGGAAGTTCAGGTGAATATCGACAGGGATAAAATGGCTTCTCTAGGTTTAAACCTTTCCAGTGTAGGACAAACGATGCAGACTGCATTCAGTGGAAATACAGACGGGAAATTCAGAGCCGGAGAATATGAATATGATATCAATATCCGTTTTGGTAATGCGAACAGACAATCCATTGATGATGTTAGAAACCTGATGTTTACAAATCCTCAGGGAGAACAAATCAGATTGAGCCAGTTTGCAGACGTGAAGATGGGTTCAGGGCCAAGTTTGTTGGAACGTAGAGATAAAGCACCTTCTGTAAAAGTTAAGTCTAAAGTAGTAGGTCGTCCTGTAGGAGACGTTGCCAACGAATGGGCTGCTATGTTCATGAACAATGAAAAAACAAAACCTGCCGGTGTAAGTTATATCTGGAGTGGTGATATGGAAAACCAGACTGAAGGTTTCGGTACGTTGGGAATTGCTTTAATGGCTGCTATCGTATTGGTTTATCTGGTAATGGTTTCTTTATATGACTCATTTGTATATCCGTTTGTGGTACTGTTCTCAATTCCTTTGGCATTGATCGGGGTAATGGTTATTTTGGCCATCACCGGAAACTCACTGAATATCTTTACGATGTTGGGGATGATCATGTTGATTGGTTTGGTAGCGAAGAATGCGATTATGATTGTTGACTTTGCCAATATGAGAAAAGCAGCAGGAGCCAATACACACGACGCTTTGATTCAGGCTAACCATGCACGTCTTCGTCCGATTTTGATGACGACGATTGCGATGATCTTCGGAATGATCCCGATTGCGATTGCAAAAGGAGCAGGAGCGGAGATGAACAACGGATTGGCTTGGGTAATCATCGGTGGTTTGACATCGTCATTATTCCTTACCTTGATTATCGTACCGGTAGTTTACTCTTTATTTGATTCTGTATTAAGAAGAATGGGTAAACATGAAAAAGTAGACTATGAAGCTGAAATGAAAGCTGATTATGAGCACAGAGAACTAAGTGAGGACGGGTTTACCGCAAAACACGTAGACTAA
- a CDS encoding efflux RND transporter periplasmic adaptor subunit: protein MKKTLIYIIVAAVLVGLAAYKIVSNKEKQTQEVKEVAKQVDKINVNVITVTRENIDTDYSANGTFIPKQEMNQSSEISGRIVSVLVKEGSRVSAGQTLATIKRDAIEVDVTQAQNNLQNAIIDNQRYENAYKTGGVTKQQLDNSRLQLKNAQAAVKAQSVKVNDTNIRAGISGTINKKMVEPGTVVSPGTSMFEIVNINSLKLSVLVDESQVGKIGLGQEVAINVNVLPGESFSGRITFIAPKSDASLNFPVEIEVQNRGNLKAGMYATAIFKTNHGAETQNMLTVPAEAFVNGVSSGQLFIVNNGVAKLIKVQTGKVYGDKVQVLSGLNGGEQVVTSGQINLDNGSKINIVK, encoded by the coding sequence ATGAAAAAAACTTTAATATATATCATCGTCGCGGCGGTATTAGTAGGTTTGGCGGCATATAAAATTGTCAGCAATAAAGAAAAGCAGACGCAGGAAGTAAAAGAGGTAGCTAAGCAGGTTGATAAAATCAATGTGAATGTAATCACTGTAACAAGAGAGAATATTGATACGGATTATTCTGCTAACGGAACTTTCATTCCTAAGCAGGAAATGAATCAGTCCTCAGAAATTTCAGGACGTATTGTAAGTGTTTTGGTGAAAGAAGGATCAAGAGTTTCGGCGGGGCAAACTTTAGCAACCATTAAAAGAGATGCGATTGAAGTAGATGTTACGCAGGCTCAGAACAATTTACAAAATGCTATTATCGATAACCAACGTTATGAAAACGCATATAAAACAGGTGGTGTTACAAAACAACAGCTTGATAATTCAAGATTACAGCTGAAAAATGCCCAGGCAGCTGTAAAAGCTCAAAGTGTTAAAGTAAACGATACTAACATAAGAGCAGGAATCAGCGGTACAATCAACAAAAAAATGGTGGAGCCGGGAACGGTTGTGTCTCCTGGAACTTCTATGTTTGAAATTGTAAATATTAATTCGCTTAAACTTTCTGTATTGGTAGACGAAAGCCAGGTAGGAAAAATTGGATTGGGGCAAGAAGTTGCTATTAATGTTAATGTTTTACCTGGGGAATCTTTCAGCGGAAGAATTACTTTCATCGCTCCTAAAAGTGATGCCTCTTTAAATTTTCCTGTTGAAATTGAAGTTCAAAACAGAGGAAATCTTAAAGCGGGGATGTATGCAACAGCTATATTTAAAACAAATCATGGTGCAGAAACTCAGAATATGCTAACGGTTCCTGCAGAAGCTTTTGTAAACGGAGTGAGTTCAGGGCAGCTATTTATTGTGAATAATGGGGTAGCTAAATTAATCAAGGTTCAGACCGGAAAAGTATATGGAGATAAGGTTCAGGTCCTAAGTGGATTAAATGGAGGTGAACAGGTGGTTACCAGTGGGCAAATCAACCTGGATAACGGTTCAAAAATCAATATCGTAAAGTAA
- a CDS encoding TolC family protein: protein MKRNCITARKLKIGIAAACMIFGFSSVSAQQQISLQEAIKQALQNKTEAKKAALQIKKAEYKIDEAKAGALPQISATAGVTYNPIIQESLLEFGGEKIRAQFGQPWNSTASVQLQQAIFDQRVFTGLKAAKSTREFYILNAQLTNEQLIENVATAYYQVFVQEENLKTIEASYANTERVRNVIQSLVKNGLAKPIDLDRTNVQLTNIGSNKQQLINSVELSKNALKFYMGIPISTDIELEEKTIEPKPELIASTVNLDERMELKVLNKNRELLVFNKKATEAYLYPTVSLTANYGWGANGAKFPLTNGLKNGVLWSDYSAIGLNVSIPIFTGGATKAKINQAEIDIQDLDQDIQNTQLSLSLDYKNAISNMENALINIESMKDNVGLAERVQKNTQSNYQNGLATLTEVLDAENALTQAKQNYANALLDYKQAEIKLIKAKGELNTLQNL from the coding sequence ATGAAAAGAAATTGTATCACTGCAAGAAAGCTAAAAATTGGGATAGCAGCTGCATGTATGATTTTCGGTTTTTCATCAGTATCTGCACAGCAGCAGATCTCTCTTCAGGAGGCCATAAAACAGGCTCTTCAGAACAAGACAGAGGCAAAAAAAGCTGCTTTACAGATCAAAAAGGCCGAATATAAGATTGATGAAGCTAAAGCCGGTGCTTTGCCGCAGATAAGTGCTACAGCCGGGGTGACTTATAATCCGATTATACAAGAGTCATTATTGGAATTTGGAGGAGAAAAGATCAGAGCGCAGTTTGGGCAGCCATGGAATTCTACGGCTTCTGTACAGCTTCAGCAGGCGATTTTTGACCAGAGAGTATTTACAGGTTTAAAAGCAGCAAAGTCAACAAGAGAGTTCTATATTCTGAATGCTCAGCTAACGAATGAACAATTGATTGAAAATGTTGCAACAGCTTATTATCAGGTTTTTGTACAGGAGGAAAATCTTAAAACCATTGAAGCCAGCTATGCCAATACGGAGAGAGTAAGAAATGTAATCCAGAGCTTGGTGAAAAACGGATTGGCAAAACCAATAGATTTGGATCGTACGAATGTACAGTTAACTAATATTGGTTCAAACAAGCAGCAGTTAATCAACTCTGTGGAACTTTCAAAAAATGCTTTGAAATTTTATATGGGCATTCCGATCAGTACCGATATCGAACTGGAGGAGAAAACAATTGAGCCAAAACCTGAGTTGATCGCAAGTACAGTAAATCTTGATGAACGTATGGAGCTTAAAGTTTTAAATAAAAACAGAGAGCTTTTGGTTTTCAATAAAAAAGCTACGGAGGCATATCTTTATCCTACAGTAAGCTTAACGGCAAATTACGGATGGGGAGCAAACGGAGCTAAATTCCCACTGACAAATGGTCTTAAAAATGGAGTGCTTTGGAGTGATTATTCTGCGATTGGTTTAAATGTAAGTATCCCGATTTTTACAGGAGGAGCCACAAAAGCTAAAATTAACCAGGCAGAAATTGATATCCAGGATCTTGATCAGGATATTCAAAATACCCAATTGAGTTTAAGCTTAGATTATAAAAATGCTATTTCAAATATGGAAAATGCATTAATCAATATTGAGAGCATGAAAGATAATGTAGGATTGGCAGAAAGAGTTCAGAAAAATACTCAGTCTAACTATCAAAACGGTTTGGCAACACTTACAGAAGTGCTGGATGCAGAAAACGCATTGACTCAGGCTAAGCAAAATTATGCAAACGCTCTGTTGGATTATAAACAGGCCGAAATAAAACTTATTAAAGCAAAAGGAGAATTAAACACACTACAAAACTTATAA
- a CDS encoding TetR/AcrR family transcriptional regulator has protein sequence MSNQAKKDQTQELIKETTKNLFFVKGKFDATTQEIADAAGVNRTLINYYFRSRDNLIQIIFDEAQKVEKEKSEIIMNSDLPFKEKIGQFIEGSLSTSLQYPYLETYIVSQINKGNCHKRDIEEDELNKLYKDIEQEMERGAIEKMKPIQFVLNMISLLVFPSAVRPLLMENLMISDKEFDKIISERKEIILNMLFKN, from the coding sequence ATGTCAAATCAAGCCAAAAAAGACCAAACACAAGAATTGATCAAAGAGACAACGAAGAACTTATTCTTTGTGAAAGGGAAGTTTGATGCCACTACTCAGGAAATTGCTGATGCAGCAGGTGTTAACAGAACGCTTATTAATTATTATTTCCGTTCCAGAGATAATCTAATTCAGATCATTTTTGATGAAGCGCAAAAAGTGGAAAAGGAAAAATCTGAAATAATAATGAATTCTGATCTGCCTTTTAAAGAAAAGATAGGTCAGTTTATTGAAGGAAGCTTATCCACAAGCCTCCAGTATCCATACTTGGAAACTTATATCGTATCACAGATCAATAAAGGAAATTGTCATAAAAGAGATATAGAAGAAGATGAACTGAATAAGTTATATAAAGATATAGAACAGGAAATGGAAAGGGGAGCCATTGAAAAAATGAAGCCTATTCAGTTTGTTCTCAATATGATTTCATTATTGGTTTTTCCAAGTGCTGTAAGACCTTTATTGATGGAGAATTTAATGATCAGTGATAAAGAATTTGATAAGATTATTTCTGAGAGAAAGGAGATTATTTTGAATATGTTATTTAAAAATTAA